AGCTCTACTATATAAAGTAACCTACGCATTGACAGTTTAGGCCTACTTTTGTCATTTGCATCTTTGGGAGGTTTATCATTTACTGTTTAACTGACAGATATTAGCAAAAAGGGATTTGTGAAATCTGAAGACGTTACATTAAGAGACAAACGCCCACACCAGTACAAATCCACTTGAGCTGGCAGACGACGGCCAGAGCTTTCTCAGGATTTTGCACAACGATTTAAGCAGCTGAAGTGACAAATCTGAACTGCCCATTTCGTGCACAGCCATGTGAATGTGGTGTCTTTTCCTATGATCTACAAAACATTTTCAGCCTGTTTTTTCAAACTGCTACCACCCCCACCAGGATGACATTTGATTTAATAAACTGCTGCAAAGTTACTCCCGTGACAGATGAGCCTTGTGTCCACATGGCCGCCGGAGCAAATTAAAATAGGGGGTGCCAAATGGGGTTTTGCCACCATTTCATAAAAATGGTAAAATTGCGTGATTTGATAGCATTTGGCAAACCCGATCCCCCAATAAATGGTTTTGACCAATAAAGTTGCTTCACTCCACTGCTTGGTGTAACATGTATCCAGATACTGAAAAGACACCCGCAAAATAAAGTGTCATTTGCAGCGTGCATAATCAGGGCAAAGTCATTGTAGCCCATCTACCAAAGGTTGCAGTGTCCATTACAATGTAGGAAAAATAAGTCATCTTTCAATAGTTACCCAATTTAAATTCTTGAGAAGATGGCAAAGTTAAAAATTAGGCCAGCGGTGTCCATCTGTGGCAAAGTGCCCAATCAATGCTTATGACAAACCCAGCTGtgtgacatttttttaaatatgaacattagctagctaaataaggtTAGCAAGATGCTGCTACACTTGACCGTGGTATTTGTTCATGTTTAGCAACTCCCAATTAGCGCATTCCTCTAGGACAGGAAATTCCATTGAAAGTGGCATCAACTTCTAGGGATCCTGTCCACTGATCCTATTCAGTTTTAAACATCAACTTCCATGCTGCACAGGCATGTGAACCATCCTTTATGTTAAGCGCATAACCGTTTTAAACACAAGAGGTCACTTGTGCCTGAATTCAACAAGTATTCAGTCAGTGTTAAGAGCAGTTGTATGAAACCAATCGGAAAGGCAAGCCTAGCTTGCCAGCCGCTCTCGATTTCCATTCGACTGCCCAGCAGTTCGGCACAACACTGAACTGGAGCAAACCAAAAGTATAACATTGAGTAAAAAGGTGTAGGtaacaccaacatagtgtcttaaccTTTCCACACGCGAGTTCCAAATATCTTCAACAGTCACCCCAGCGGGAGTTTGTTATGcgcgtgatgtcagaatgcactcaccgTTCCAAAATGTGGACAGTTAACCCGCGCTgacctcaaaccaaggcacacTACCTGCTAATTTTCTATAGGCCGTTTCAACTTCTAAGTTTGCCTCATTCATTCACaaaagtagcccatttcactgttgcaGACAATTTCTTTTGAGAATTTGAATGAGCCAGACAAACTTTCCTTCAAGCATACAGACATTTGCACACCTAGTCAGAACAGGCCTTGCACAAACTTTCCCCCTGGCACATTTATTGCCTGGTGCCCACATTGCCTTCCTTACAAATAACTGGACATGCGTGCATTcctatcaaagtgccttattttctgtgtaacgtttctactgtagcataccgTAAGTATAATGTACTTAGCGTTTTATTCATGCATTCTGATTCTTGcctagattgtaatggacacgtgTGTAAAACACTTTTGAAGGTGGTACCGAATATGAGCTAACGCCATACAATGCAGTCGGGTTATCACGTAAGGGTCTGTCAGACTCAACTGACGTATGGTGTTTAAGACACCTGGGATCTCGGAGTACCCCCAtagacttcagtgcattcaagacaaaGACTTCCAAGCCGTTAGTTGATTTGAACACGGCATCAGAGTGTAAACTATGGTACCTCAGGGGTATTTAGCTTAGAAAAACTGTCTGCCCCTCCATTTATTGTTGATAAATCCCCCATCTAAGTAATATTTCCTGCATCATCCTCGCCACAATACCTTCCCGAGGACTTAATGGATTGATCTATATCTTGCAACTGTTTAGCTTTCGTGCTACGGTTAAGCTAGGCTTGTATTTGGGGAGGTGACAATTGGCTTTTTGATTTGTTAATTGTAAACTACTTGTCATGTGTACGCTGTAACAAGTACAAAGATTTGTCACACGCTGAAGTGGCCAAACTAAGTTAAGATCTCAGGCAATGGAAGCAGTGAATGGAATTAGGGAGTTTTTGCTTGATAAACATGGCTGCCATATTTTCCAAACTAGATTTACATGGCTCCCTTGTACCACATCACTGGTGAGCACATTATAAAACAAGTCTAGCTGTTATTTAGACTAGATGATAGCATTAACATTTATATATTTTACAAGCAAAGGTGGAATAAAGTTGTGAAGACCTTTACTTCTCATCAGTACTAAACATTGTTTAGATGCTTTTCAGACAACGCGGTTTAGAGTCGTTTGTTTGCATCATACGTTCTGTTCCAATgctacgctgcagggaccactcagTGATAACAAACATGTGATGCTACGcgccagaatctcccataagtgttcatttGGGTGGAGATCTGCTGACAGACCGCATAAGGCTCACATCGTTTTTAAGCTCAAACCATTGTGACCACTCATGACCTATGGATGGGGGCATAGCCACGGTAGTCAAAGTAGATGGCCAGCCAAGCATGATAGGTTGCTAAttactcaggaaccacacctgtggaaTAACACTTGTTTAGGCCCAAAAACAACAAGTTACCCATTAATGATGAGATTCCACCGGGGTCGGGAGTCACGGTCCTCGTTGAGGGTGGCCCAGCAGTGGTCAAGCACCAGCGCTACCTTGGGGTCAGAGGACCTGGTCAGCTCCACCTCAAAGTGCAGAGGCTGTCTCAGGTACCTCACCACTGGATAGTCCTCCTCCTGGTGGAACGTGTTATACGAGGCGTCTGGAACACAGAACGAGACAACCGGTGGGCACAAAACAGCGAGGTACCATCTCAACTTGTCCATTAAGAAACACACGTTTATCATATCCTGTTGTGCCCCGATgaaacccccccctcccccatcagAGGCTTCTGACAAATTCCCAAATCAGCTCCTCACCGTTACTCCATAGCCACACCTGTAGATCTCAGAACACAAGAGTAATATATCATAAGGCTTACATTTTTGGGAATGGTTTTGTAAAGGACACCTTCCAAGATTCTATATTCCATTTCCAGATCATCAGGAGTGATTAGAATTTAGAGGCCAAGTTGAAATTCTGAATTTGTGCACGCTTACCCTGAGCGAGTCTCATTCTGACCATTAGTCGACCCGTCCCAGTCTCGGCAAAAAGCTCGTTGTCACGCGGCCTGGTGAGGAAGGCCAATGTGCGAGTGATGTTGACCACATAGTAGCAGGAAACCTTTAACCTAAAAAGAGGGATGTAGGCAACTTCAATAGAGGAAACTTCAAGCAGTGGAGTGGACACACTGGTAGTAGAGGCACATTTTCCCTGTATACAAAGTTAAAGTTTTGAGCAATTGGTGAAGAAAAAACCTATAAAATCTAACAGCTACAATTGTGATGCGTAATGCACTTACTGATATTCCTCCTCTGAAGACGTCGTGCCATTCAGCTTCACCTCAAGTTCATCTGGCAAGGAGATTTCGTTCTCATACAGCATGACATTGTTGATAAACTATGTAGTAGAGGGGAATTGACTTATTACAGCCTGCAGAAGCAAACAGTCCGTAAATACACAGTACCCATCACCTCAGGGTAATAGTCATTTTACCTTCCTGGTGGTGCCACAGGAGTTGACAGTGAAGTGGAAGTAGGCGAAGCGATCGTCGCTGTAGGTGGGACCACAGGCGGGGTCGCTCAGGGTCAGCTGACCGGGGTTCAGACTGGGAGCAGACTCCACCTTGACCGCCAGCGCAGTCATCGTTCCGTTAGAGAAACACTCTTGGGGGTGGGGAAGCAAAAGACAGGTAGCCATCAGACCTGGGTTCTGTATTTGTTACACTTCATTGAGCACAGTAGAACCAATGGAATAGCACCAAAAGTGCAAACCATGCCCATCTGGCACTACTATTAGACTCACAGTATTTGCAAGGAACCCAGGTTAGGTAAACATGTCAAACGACTATTTATCGGAAGTAATTGTTTGAGAACCAACCAGTCAGCGTTTTGAGGAAGCTGCAAGCCAGGGAAAAGTATTTGATGGTCATGTTGTTGTAAGGATTCAACAGAGCCACATCCAGTCTGCTCCTGACAGAGGACGGGTGAACCGACTGGGAACCAATGGGAGAGTTCATTAGTCCAATATTGTATGCATGTATACAGAGTAAGGAAAGCGAGGCTAGCTGCAGCAATttaggttaacatgttttgggaGAGCATCGTACCTCAAACACTGCGTCCGGCGAAGAGAAGGGCAACGTGATGGTGAAGTCTGCGTCGCCctctgttaaatactgttgagcAAGCTCATGGTTAAGCAGCCGCTTGCCAACCAAGACCACGAAAAAGGGATCTTggttcctgtagtccacagtgaTGTGAAAGTTCTCCTGATCACAGTTGCCAGTGACTGAGGGTGGCACTACAAGGACaaacagggttgtgttcattaagcACAAAAAACAGGAAGGTACTACTTGAACTTGTCCAAGGAGAAAACCTCGTTTtcagttgcaaaatgttttgctacgttGGGACTGAATAAACATGATCCTGGCAAATCAGGAACAGGACACTGGGTCCAAATACTCTAAAGCTTAACATTTTCTTTGTAGAGAGACCGCATAGGTAAAACCTACAGTATGGCTAGTTGGGCTTTCACTGCAATCATTAACGAGAGGAAGCCATTCAACAGTAGTTTGGCGTAGTCCAGAGACATACCAATGTCCAGCAGTACAGCGTCCACAACGGCAGAGTGAGAGAAAGGAGCGTACTCTGGAAAGACGACCAGGCCGTAGATCAGCTGAAGAGTGAAGGTTGTGACGCCTTGTTCCGCCCTTCTCTGTAGTGAAGTTAAACGCATTGGTCAATTGATAGCATTATTGTTGTAACAGAACTCTATTCAACATCAAGTGACAACTAAGTACATATGGGGACTATTAAAACAAACTATATACTTAAAGTAATGTTGCCCTCATTCCtctaatttgtaagtcgctctggataagagcgtctgctaaatgacttaaatgtaaatgtaaatcaagCACTATTGGCAAGTGAATGCAtacaactgccaaaataatgggaacacttgagtaaatgagggatacaaagtacatttgcgccattatttatattttgttGGTGGCCCACTTATTAGGGCATGTACAAATCACTGCGTGTGGCCTTGCATTTAACAGAAACACACCTCCTTAAAGACCACCGGGTCTGAGAAGGGCACCTCCATCCTGAAGCTCTTCAAGGTGTTGTCCAGGGATCTCTGCTCCTGAACATTGAAGCCTCTGGCGTTGCACTCTGCAACAGTTAGCACCATGGTGGGAAAGGTGATGTTCAGCAGCTCCACATCAAGGTTGAAGGTCCCCAACTCAAGCACAAACACTGCCTGCTCAGGAACTGTGTCTAAGGGCGTGTCTGTTCATtggcaaacaaaaaaaacattttgaaatgcGGTACAATGGAAGTCGAAAATGGACATTTGTTATTGCCTCCCCGTTTCAGTacattttcttctgttttgtgCCTAATGAACAACCCAGGCATCCCAAATTACCATAGGCACTATTTAACTAAACCAGACTCACAGTTGCGAACTTGTGGAGGCCTGGCCATCGGAGGTGTTGTGATAGGGAAGAGGACTTTGTAGCTGGTGTCCTCGTGTGCGACCTCCTCGATCCACAGCAACTCAAGCATGGGCTCAATGGTGTAAGTGACAAAGTACTGGTCATCCTGAATATGGCTCTGTAAAGGGAGACGAGTGAAtcattcaggctgtaatacacaagTGGAGTGCAAAAACAGCTAAATgttccttacaagccagaatgttacTCTACCGGTTATCTGTGTGGTTTGTCCTTCAGCCGCTCGTAATTTAAGACAAAATATCGGCTTACCCGACTTTAGAGAACTGGTAGGCATATGGTTGTCAACTTGCATTTCCGGCGGTGTGTATTTTCAAAGCAACCGACACGCAAAGTAAACACTTGCACAATATGTAAACAGTAAGCGAACGTTGCTTGCATTCAGTTGAGTGGCAAAGCTACCGGCTCCCTAAAAAGTCAGGTAAACAATACTTTAGTGTGGATATTTGGTCTCAAATTTCAAGCGGCTGAAGGACAAACTGCAAAGACAAGCGGTAGAGTATGTTTAAGTGTCATTTTATGCAACATTCACACGATTTTGCAATCCAATGTGTCAGGCTGTATACACACCCACCAATCCATTGTATATTAGCCTGATTAAGCAGACAATTGCTCAATAAGAAACATTTTACACAAGACAACATTTCTAGGAGTTTACCCATGAGAGATGGCAAAGGGTTACTGCAAAGCACTGACAACTGCTGCAGTAAAAAGGGCTctacaaataagatttgatttacaaattaaacaggaacattttactcTTCCAACGCTGACCTTGAAATAGCCGCCAACCGCCCCCACCGGAATTTCAACAATAATATGAGCCTCTGTGACTAAAACCGAGTAGTTTCTGGCAGCCATTTCCTCAGTGTCCAGCCTCTTAGCGTCAATTCCCATGTACACCTCCAACATGGTGAAGGCAGCAGAGGAGAAAAGTGGGTCTATGTGCTTCGGCATGTACCAGGTGATCACTTCTGGAGTAAAGGCCACTGCCCCTGCAGTGAAACAAGAAGCCAAGTGCACATCATAACAGAACATTTTGCAACTGAAAACAAATGTGCCATTATTTGGAAAAAGTTCATCCCAAAACATTTTCCCAACTGAACACTACATAACACAAATCAAAGTCTTGTCTGGAGCCAATTAAGAACTGGGTTTATAAGATCTTAATTTGCCAAGTTTGTCCATTATTTCACACTCAACCTGGTGTTGGACAAACAGCCGTAGCATCTACTCGAGTAACCAGCCACTTCTGCTCAAAGAAGGTTGAGGTTGAGAGCACCCGCATCGGAACCCCAGCTACCTGTTCAGGGGGCAACCACACCAGGGccgtgttcagtagggcacaccgtATTAACAATATGTTGCAGAGTTCAGGTAGGGCCACCGTTTCCAAATGTTTGctctactgaacatgacccagttCATGGAGGAAGTGGAGAAAGTCAGCTTACATTCTGGAGGTATGTCTCCTCTGCATTATTAGGGCTTCTTAACACCAGCCGTGTGGGAGTGTTGGCTATTGCATAGCCCTTTCTTTGGACCTCATCCACATTCATGACCTTCTTGCTAGGACTAAAGACGACTGCTGTCATTTTGTATCCTGAAGCAACAGCCTGTCTCAGGAAATGGAAACAGGAATTAAACAAATTGTCAACAAATGCACATTTTGTTTAGCGCCACCCTGTAGTGAAATTACAGAAACTGAAATATGGCTACCTCAGCTCCTCTCCGGAAGTTGCCGCTCCTTGCTTTCGGGCCTCCAGTGGGCTGTTCAGGGACGGTTTGGATGTCTGGAAGAGTCCTTCTGACCGACACCTAGAGAAGAAAGGCCATTATTCCCTATGCATTTTCTCCCTCCCATACAATACGAAATCAAGGGCCAGTTCTCAATCTGTCCACTCGCCTCCTTAAATGAAGGagtattgaattgagagagagtcaAGAACCTCTACGTTGTGTCACAGAAGCAGAAGAaatgaaacactggacagttgtAGCTCTAGACAGATCATTTATACAGGCAGTACGACAAGCTCGACTGTAAACATGTCCTTTGGGGCATGCTCTGCTCACTTGCCTCCATGTAGTTGCGGTCGCACAGAATCTCTCGGGAGGTCCAGGGGGTGTAGCTACAGGTTTTGCCCACTCTATACACAGGGTCTTCAGTCATGTGGTTTCCTGGCAGCCTGAACTGCATGACCAAGCTGAACATCTTATCATCCTAAAATGAAGGGGGAAGGGGAAAAAAAGGTATTAAAAAAGCCTTTCATTATAtagcagaaaacaaataattcagtTGACGTTCATGCAAGTTATAGACTGTGGCAAAATTGactatatgaatgcagctgccactgtattgaagccacACTACAGGAGAAGTGCTCAGTAGTACACATCACTGCAGTCTGTATCAGAAAGTTGGCTGGCCCTCTGAAAGCCCTCCATAAACTTCTGCTGTACCTTACGTCATCGTTAACTTAGAGGTAAGAGATAGCAGACCCAGGGGTGGTAAAACTGCTTAAATGTTTCTGGCACCGTACTTCTAATAACCTCCATGCTCTAAAATTGTATGAATTAGCACCTCTACTGCAACTCAGGCTTATTGAGGacctttttactgaagaatgcATTTgttttcaatgattacatttgtCATCTAGTGATGCAAATATTGACTTGTATCTTTGTgtatacagggctcatctgtTAAAGAGcctggtctcagcatgactccatgtcaaaggttaaataaagtgaCGTTGCTACATTATGGGTTGCAAATGCAGTGACACTGAAAGGCAAACTGTCCATTTGAAGTTCAAGCAAACACTACAGTGCTTAGGGTTACCATGTTTTGGGAAAAGCAGTTTTGAAGAGAAGCAAAAAACATGGCATTCCCCATGGGGTCAAATTTAAAGCTGAATCCACACTGAGTAGCAAGGCCAGGCGTCAGGTTTATGATTTGTGTGTCATCTGGAAGGGATGGAGATGGTGTGAACACAATAGTTGACAAACAACAATCCATGAATTATGAAAGGAGAATCATAAGAGACAAACTCACTGAAGACAGCGTCAACCTCTTTAAAAAGAGGAGCGACACTCAAACGAATAACGTTACCAAGGCATTCAGCGTTGAGGTCATCTGGAATGGGAAAGGTTAGTTAAAAACCAAAAAAATATATTGTCAAACGCTTATAGCTTGAACTTGCAGGGTGAAAAATGCATACTTATAGAAGGTGTCTGTTGTGCTTGTATGCCCACAGCTGCCAACAACAGGCAAAACAACCTGTAAGGCATTTGACAAATGATTATGATTGATTAAAAGGAGGAAGAACACAACTCAAATGTTTGCGTCAATAAGACTCTTCTAGGCCTGCTACTACTTACCCTGAGCTAAGGAAAGGAGCCATTGTAGAACAGAATTGTTTTGATAAAATACACAGCTACAGAATCTAATATTTGACCCAAGGTGTGCAGCCTACAGCccaggggtattcaacttttACCCTATGACAAAGGCTTCCCACACTCAGTCACCTGAACTCCAAAGGGCTGCACATTTTCTTTTTATTCCCCTAGCCCTAcaaagctgattcaaataatcaactaatcatcaagctttgttcatgtgaatcagctgtgtagtgttaggacaAAAACCAACATGCacaccaagtttgggaaacgctgccctGCCCtacgagcctgctggttttctgttctaactGATAATGACTTGCACCCACCTTGTGTCCCAGGTCTAGATCAGTCCCCGATGACAGGAGAACAATGaagaaatgcagtggaactggctttgagacCCAGAGGTGAGTTTGAGGGCTATAGCTGTTCCTGCTCCTCAAATTTCACTGTTTGCCACTGGCGTAATTGAATGAGGGGTTATGCTggatgtaaccggtgtgaaatggctagctagtttggGGGTAGTGCActgatagcgtttcaatcggtgacgtcactcgctctgagaccttgaagtagttccccttactctgcaagggccgcggcttttgtggagcgatgggtaactgTTGTATATGTGTGCAAAGGGTCACTGGTTCGGGACAGAAGTAAAACTGTTACACGGGCACCATTTAATTTGTCATCGATCGCTAGAccagattcccccccccccctatctttttcattacgcagacataagcagagttgacaccatcgaggtgTGGATGTTTACTTTCGACACTAGTTATTTTTCTCCAGTTTCGTCCGACGAACAGactgtagtggtaaaataaaacgGGATAGATTTTTTAATGAAGTcctaagcatcactccagtcaaaacaatCTCTGCGAACGTTCGATTCCAATATATGTAGTTCTGTCTATGGAATACATACAAAAATGtcgttaaaaaaatatatatgtataaaatATACTTGTCTGTACAGGTAAATGTAGGAAATccaaaatgcacaaaaatatgtttttgtaatgtcTAAAATAAAATATGTGTATAATATATACTTGTCTGTAAAGCAATGCAGAAGCAATAAGCATTGTAAATGATGATAGAACACATCAAATTAATGTGAACATGAGGACACAAAGGAGAGATTTAATTAAAAGATCATCTTTTAATACTTTTTATGCTGAAGATTTTTAATGCTGAAAAAATCTATGTATGGCAAATCCACTCTGGGCAAATGGCCTGTTGGACAAAAATAAGAAATAGTTAACATCCTTGCTATTTCAGCCACTTGCTATGTTAAAGAAAAATCTCAGTTAATAATGAATGGATACAATTTGGAAGGATTTTCCAGAGCCATACCTCAGTAGGGTAGAGTGTCAGGTGGCACAACCATTGGTGCCATGAGGTCAACGTGTGAAGGAGGGAGCAAGCCAGAGAGCTGTCTAGGAAGCAGTCCAGGCCCATGGCTTGGAGGCTTTGAGTTGGTCCCATCATTGTAATACATTGTAGGGTATCTGCTgccccatagacctgctggtagTTGGAAAGGTGTTAGCAGGAGACCACCAGGGACATCTATGATCGGCTGACAGTCTTGGTTAAACCACATGTATTCTAAAGCAATATTCACCTGCTTTCATAGAGTAAGGATTCACTCCTTTGGGGACACTGCCAGTGTTCCCCTGATATCCATATGTCCCCatcggtggaggtggtggtacacACTTGTTCTGTAAAAAACATCAACACATTTTCCAAATTGTTAGTAATATTATCACAGTTAAAATACAATGGTTGTTCACTGTTTTTAATTTCATTGAATTTAAGTGTGTACCTCAGCCTTGGGCTCAGTTTTGTTAACCCATCTGTGCAGAGTTGGATCCCAGACAATCTGAGGAAGAAGATGTTAGCAATGTGAAGCAagccacaaaaaaaataaaacaaaatccacTCAATTGTCTCTACATAGAATATAGTGTTAAGAACCAGTTCCTTACAGATCTGTCTTTGTCCTCAGGTAGATGCACCTCCTTCTTATTAACTCTTCCACTCCCAAAGACCCAGCTGAGCCAGCCTCCACTGTTATTGTGAACAGCAGGGGTCTCAGGCTCAGCCACCGGCCGGCTGACAGTCTGGCACTGAGGGTTGGCCTCGGAGTGTTCCGGCTTGGTGATGGACATCATAGCAGGATGCTCAACATATCTAAGTCGGACATCTGTAATAAGTGGGAGAAGTCAGGCCACTCTGCTCATGTCACCATACAGAACAATTACTAGCTGACAGGTAGAAACGTCTGGCTCTGATACTCTGTTACAACCCAATCTTAACCTACACGCAGGGAGGTTACTCCAGGACTCTGCGATCGCATTGTTTTGGTTGCAAAATCAACAATTCCCTGCATATTATGCGAGGGCTTACAAATTTGACCAATCGCCAAACTATTTCTGCATAAAATAGTCACATCATCACAATATTATCGCATAGAACTGACCCATTACCACAGTACAAAAAGAGGGCTcgcaatttcaaccaatcaccgcacatttactgcataatatggttcaatcaagccacaCATCAACACAGTTTTTTCCCTTGTCAGCGCATTTTTGCAACAAATTGGACAAAACAATTGCATATTGCTATGCAAAATGTCATAATTGTTGCTGCAAAATCTAGCATATTTATCCGCAAATATCAAAAAAATCCATGCGAAATCCTGGAGAGATTCACTggagtatgaaaatgtatacactcactactgtaagtcgctctggataagagcgtctgctaaatgactaaaatgtcaaagtaaaatggaGCTAAACCTGTTTTATGTAGAAAATGCATGAAAGTATTACAGATATATACTCACATGAGCCATACATTTAACCTATCACAGCTAATTCTCACAGCTATCACAATGGTAATTTCTTTACTAATTAGGTAAGTTTAAGTGACCTCTTCTCTTGGAATAGAAATCCACAGGTGGAGTACACGCTCCACCATCCCATTTCCACAGTGGTGCCACCATGGGGATGATGGGAGGTGGTTGTGGATGATTGTGTCCATTCTTCACAGGGACACTGGTTGTGAGGAAGatatcctccctctctgcagggaCACTAGCCTTTGGGACGATCCACTCCCTGTGCGCAGGGACGCTGGCCTTCAGGAGGATcaactccctctgtgcagggatgaggcctgatgctctgagGATCTTCTCCTTTCGCACAGTGACAGTAGCTGTTggaagaatcccctccctctgtgcagggacactgtcTGTGAGGAGAATGTCCTCCCTCTCttcagggatgaggcctgatgctcggaggatcttcttcttctgtgcagtgatagaagatgctggaagaatccCTTCCCTCTGTGAcaggatgaggcctgatgctcggaagatctcctccctctgcgcagtgatgcTAGGTGCTGagagaaccccctccctctgtgcagggacactggctgtttggaggatcccctccctctcagcagagacacttgcctttgggacaatcccctccctgtgcgcagggacgctggccattgggacgattcccttcctctgcgcagtgacactggccatcaggaggatcaactccttttgtgcagggatgaggcctgatgctctgaggatcttcttcttctgcgcagtgatagaagatgctggaagaatcccctccctctgtgacgggatgaggcctgatgctcggaagatctcctccctctgcgcagtgatCCTAGgtgctgagagaatcccctccctctgtacagggacactggctgtttgga
The DNA window shown above is from Salvelinus namaycush isolate Seneca unplaced genomic scaffold, SaNama_1.0 Scaffold593, whole genome shotgun sequence and carries:
- the LOC120041959 gene encoding uncharacterized protein LOC120041959 isoform X2; protein product: MTAVVFSPSKKVMNVDEVQRKGYAIANTPTRLVLRSPNNAEETYLQNVAGVPMRVLSTSTFFEQKWLVTRVDATAVCPTPGAVAFTPEVITWYMPKHIDPLFSSAAFTMLEVYMGIDAKRLDTEEMAARNYSVLVTEAHIIVEIPVGAVGGYFKSHIQDDQYFVTYTIEPMLELLWIEEVAHEDTSYKVLFPITTPPMARPPQVRNYTPLDTVPEQAVFVLELGTFNLDVELLNITFPTMVLTVAECNARGFNVQEQRSLDNTLKSFRMEVPFSDPVVFKERRAEQGVTTFTLQLIYGLVVFPEYAPFSHSAVVDAVLLDIVPPSVTGNCDQENFHITVDYRNQDPFFVVLVGKRLLNHELAQQYLTEGDADFTITLPFSSPDAVFESVHPSSVRSRLDVALLNPYNNMTIKYFSLACSFLKTLTECFSNGTMTALAVKVESAPSLNPGQLTLSDPACGPTYSDDRFAYFHFTVNSCGTTRKFINNVMLYENEISLPDELEVKLNGTTSSEEEYQLKVSCYYVVNITRTLAFLTRPRDNELFAETGTGRLMVRMRLAQDASYNTFHQEEDYPVVRYLRQPLHFEVELTRSSDPKVALVLDHCWATLNEDRDSRPRWNLIINGPSLHWQL
- the LOC120041959 gene encoding uncharacterized protein LOC120041959 isoform X1 yields the protein MTAVVFSPSKKVMNVDEVQRKGYAIANTPTRLVLRSPNNAEETYLQNVAGVPMRVLSTSTFFEQKWLVTRVDATAVCPTPGAVAFTPEVITWYMPKHIDPLFSSAAFTMLEVYMGIDAKRLDTEEMAARNYSVLVTEAHIIVEIPVGAVGGYFKSHIQDDQYFVTYTIEPMLELLWIEEVAHEDTSYKVLFPITTPPMARPPQVRNYTPLDTVPEQAVFVLELGTFNLDVELLNITFPTMVLTVAECNARGFNVQEQRSLDNTLKSFRMEVPFSDPVVFKERRAEQGVTTFTLQLIYGLVVFPEYAPFSHSAVVDAVLLDIVPPSVTGNCDQENFHITVDYRNQDPFFVVLVGKRLLNHELAQQYLTEGDADFTITLPFSSPDAVFESVHPSSVRSRLDVALLNPYNNMTIKYFSLACSFLKTLTECFSNGTMTALAVKVESAPSLNPGQLTLSDPACGPTYSDDRFAYFHFTVNSCGTTRKFINNVMLYENEISLPDELEVKLNGTTSSEEEYQLKVSCYYVVNITRTLAFLTRPRDNELFAETGTGRLMVRMRLAQDASYNTFHQEEDYPVVRYLRQPLHFEVELTRSSDPKVALVLDHCWATLNEDRDSRPRWNLIINGCDNPEDPYRVVFHPVVADARVHFPPHVKRFEVYMFSFVEDAVEPSGQVFVHCDVVICDASSPSGGPCSGQCVNRDNPKRGQRHVKDLFEERHFYVSSGYILWV